One Saccharopolyspora erythraea NRRL 2338 genomic region harbors:
- a CDS encoding type III polyketide synthase, with protein sequence MAVLCTPAVAVPEHVITVEETLDLARRVHADHPQLPLVLRLISNTGVRERHLIRPIEDTLEHPGFEVRNRIYEEQAKQRVPAVVREALDSAELGPEDIDLIVYVSCTGFMMPSLTAWLINSMGFRMSTRQLPIAQLGCAAGGAAINRAHDFCTAYPDANALIVSCEFCSLCYQPTDDDIGSLLSNGLFGDAVAAAVVRGHGGTGVRLERNASSMIPETEDWISYAVKATGFHFQLDKRVPKTMEPLAPALRALAEDHRWDVAGLDFYVIHAGGPRILDDLTKFLGVPSEAFRHSRATLAQYGNIASAVVLDALRRIIEEGRLESGARGMIAGFGPGITAEMSVGTWVPHDVLLHGEHSTTSAPGGNR encoded by the coding sequence GTGGCAGTTCTATGCACCCCTGCGGTCGCGGTCCCGGAGCACGTCATCACGGTCGAGGAGACCCTCGACCTGGCCCGCCGCGTCCACGCGGACCACCCGCAGCTACCGCTCGTCCTTCGGCTGATCAGCAACACCGGCGTGCGCGAGCGCCATCTGATCAGGCCGATCGAGGACACCCTCGAGCACCCGGGTTTCGAGGTCCGCAACCGGATCTACGAGGAGCAGGCCAAGCAGCGCGTGCCCGCCGTGGTGCGAGAGGCCCTCGACAGCGCCGAGCTGGGGCCCGAGGACATAGACCTCATCGTCTACGTCTCCTGCACCGGCTTCATGATGCCCTCGCTGACCGCGTGGCTGATCAACTCGATGGGCTTCCGCATGAGCACCCGGCAGCTGCCCATCGCGCAGCTCGGCTGCGCCGCGGGCGGCGCCGCGATCAACCGGGCGCACGACTTCTGCACCGCCTACCCCGACGCCAACGCGCTCATCGTGTCCTGCGAGTTCTGCTCGCTGTGCTACCAGCCGACCGACGACGACATCGGTTCGCTGCTGTCGAACGGACTGTTCGGCGACGCCGTCGCCGCCGCGGTGGTGCGCGGGCACGGCGGGACCGGGGTCCGCCTGGAGCGCAACGCGTCGTCGATGATCCCCGAGACCGAGGACTGGATCTCCTACGCCGTCAAGGCCACCGGCTTCCACTTCCAGCTCGACAAGCGGGTGCCCAAGACGATGGAGCCGCTGGCGCCGGCGCTGCGCGCGCTGGCCGAGGACCACCGCTGGGACGTCGCGGGGCTGGACTTCTACGTCATCCACGCGGGCGGCCCGCGCATCCTCGACGACCTGACCAAGTTCCTGGGCGTGCCGTCCGAGGCGTTCCGGCACAGCCGGGCGACGCTGGCCCAGTACGGCAACATCGCCAGCGCGGTCGTCCTCGACGCGCTGCGGCGCATCATCGAGGAGGGGCGGCTGGAGTCCGGTGCCCGCGGCATGATCGCCGGCTTCGGCCCCGGCATCACCGCGGAGATGTCCGTCGGCACCTGGGTCCCGCACGACGTCCTGCTGCACGGCGAGCACTCGACCACGTCCGCCCCGGGAGGCAACCGATGA
- a CDS encoding winged helix-turn-helix transcriptional regulator codes for MGSRTYGQFCGLARALEIVGERWALLIVRDLAVGPKRFTDLRQGLPKIPTNVLSTRLKELEQSDVVRRRVLPRPAAAVVYELTEYGRGLEDIVIRLGRWGARTLGEPRQDEIVTPDSMIMALRATFRPEAARGHRAGYELRLGEVVVHARVDDGELETGEGELSGADLVIETGPAVRALLAGELTSDEAIANGSVHLTGDSGLLATFAEMFQIPRSVAPLSA; via the coding sequence ATGGGAAGCCGGACCTACGGCCAGTTCTGCGGGCTGGCACGCGCACTGGAGATCGTCGGCGAGCGGTGGGCGCTGCTCATCGTGCGCGATCTCGCCGTGGGACCGAAACGCTTCACCGACCTGCGCCAGGGCTTGCCCAAGATCCCGACCAACGTCCTGTCGACGCGGTTGAAGGAGTTGGAGCAGTCGGACGTGGTGCGGCGCCGCGTGCTTCCGCGCCCCGCGGCGGCCGTGGTCTACGAGCTCACCGAGTACGGCCGCGGCCTGGAGGACATCGTGATCCGGCTCGGCCGCTGGGGAGCCCGGACCCTCGGCGAGCCACGCCAGGACGAGATCGTCACGCCGGACTCGATGATCATGGCCCTGCGCGCGACCTTCCGCCCGGAGGCGGCGCGCGGGCACCGGGCGGGCTACGAGCTGCGCCTCGGCGAGGTCGTGGTCCACGCCCGGGTCGACGACGGCGAACTCGAAACCGGCGAGGGCGAGCTGTCCGGCGCGGACCTGGTCATCGAGACCGGCCCGGCCGTGCGCGCCCTGCTGGCCGGGGAGCTCACCTCCGACGAGGCGATCGCCAACGGCAGCGTGCATCTCACCGGCGACAGCGGCCTGCTGGCGACCTTCGCCGAAATGTTCCAGATCCCGCGCTCCGTCGCTCCGCTCTCCGCCTGA
- a CDS encoding VOC family protein has product MFTETKAFSGFSVDDVPRAKQFYSDVLGLRVTEEHGMLTLHIAGERPVLVYPKGEQHTPASFTVLNFPVDDIDEAVDELTRRGVRFEHYDDFGADDKGVLRGKAKQMGPDIAWFRDPAGNVLAVLQE; this is encoded by the coding sequence ATGTTCACCGAAACCAAGGCATTCAGCGGGTTCTCCGTCGACGACGTGCCCAGGGCCAAGCAGTTCTACAGCGACGTCCTCGGGCTGCGCGTGACCGAGGAGCACGGCATGCTCACCCTGCACATCGCCGGGGAGCGGCCGGTCCTGGTCTACCCGAAGGGCGAGCAGCACACCCCGGCCTCGTTCACGGTCCTCAACTTCCCGGTCGACGACATCGACGAGGCGGTCGACGAGCTGACCAGGCGGGGAGTGCGCTTCGAGCACTACGACGACTTCGGCGCCGACGACAAGGGCGTCCTCCGGGGGAAGGCCAAGCAGATGGGTCCGGACATCGCCTGGTTCCGCGACCCCGCGGGCAACGTCCTGGCGGTCCTGCAGGAGTAG
- a CDS encoding MFS transporter: MSTDALAEPRTPVRAGWTALLFVANLGLWLAFYAPIQVLLPQHSETLAPADKEVVFGVVTGIGAAVSVVANPLAGMLSDRTTSRFGRRHPWTLGGAVAGAAGLAVLAAATDVVVMTIGWSLVQAGLNAMLASLVSALPDRVPVPQRARIGGLVGISQMLGTVAGTLVVTLLISGLASGYVTCALLVLLAAALFVAFTPDAVLCAKPEGGVVAALRRMRVSPREHPDFAWGWGCHFMINLGNGFGTLYLLFFLGDAVRHPDPETGLLVLMGLYGAALTAGAVLAGAISDRSGRRKPYVLLSCALMAVAALLLAVWPTWAAALMAAPLLGAGFGIYWAVALALLTQVLPAAANRAKDLGVVNIANSLPQVVAPALATPILAHLGGYAGLFTASALATVVAGALVTRVRGVA, encoded by the coding sequence ATGAGCACCGACGCGCTGGCCGAGCCCCGCACGCCGGTGCGGGCGGGCTGGACGGCGCTGCTGTTCGTGGCGAACCTCGGCCTGTGGCTGGCGTTCTACGCGCCCATCCAGGTGTTGCTGCCGCAGCATTCGGAGACACTGGCCCCCGCCGACAAGGAGGTCGTCTTCGGCGTGGTCACCGGGATCGGCGCCGCCGTGTCGGTCGTGGCCAACCCGCTGGCGGGCATGCTGTCCGACCGCACGACCTCCCGCTTCGGCCGCAGGCACCCGTGGACGCTGGGCGGCGCGGTGGCGGGCGCCGCGGGGCTCGCGGTGCTGGCCGCCGCGACCGACGTGGTGGTCATGACGATCGGCTGGAGCCTGGTGCAGGCCGGTCTGAACGCGATGCTGGCGAGCCTGGTCTCCGCACTGCCCGACCGGGTTCCGGTGCCGCAGCGCGCCCGCATCGGCGGGCTGGTCGGGATCAGCCAGATGCTCGGCACCGTCGCCGGCACACTTGTGGTCACGCTGCTGATCAGCGGCTTGGCCTCCGGTTACGTGACGTGCGCGCTGCTGGTCCTGCTGGCGGCAGCTCTGTTCGTGGCCTTCACGCCCGACGCCGTGCTGTGCGCGAAGCCCGAGGGCGGCGTCGTCGCGGCGCTGCGGCGGATGCGGGTGTCACCGCGCGAACACCCCGACTTCGCGTGGGGCTGGGGCTGCCACTTCATGATCAACCTGGGCAACGGCTTCGGGACCCTCTACCTGCTGTTCTTCCTCGGCGACGCCGTGCGCCACCCCGATCCGGAGACCGGGCTGCTGGTGCTGATGGGCCTTTACGGCGCGGCGCTGACCGCCGGAGCAGTGCTGGCCGGCGCGATATCCGACCGGTCGGGCCGGCGCAAGCCCTACGTGCTGCTCTCCTGCGCGCTGATGGCCGTGGCGGCGCTGTTGCTCGCGGTGTGGCCGACGTGGGCGGCGGCGCTGATGGCCGCGCCGCTGCTGGGCGCGGGTTTCGGCATCTACTGGGCGGTCGCGCTGGCGTTGCTGACCCAGGTGCTGCCCGCGGCGGCGAACCGCGCGAAGGACCTCGGCGTGGTCAACATCGCCAACTCGCTGCCGCAGGTCGTCGCGCCGGCGCTGGCGACCCCGATCCTGGCCCACCTCGGCGGGTACGCGGGCCTGTTCACCGCGTCCGCCCTGGCCACGGTAGTTGCGGGCGCGCTTGTCACCCGGGTCCGCGGCGTGGCCTGA
- a CDS encoding GH1 family beta-glucosidase, which yields MTVPSFPEGFVWGVSTSAFQIEGATAEGGRGPSVWDTFTATPGKVARGEDARVTADHYHRYAEDVALMSQLGVDAYRMSFAWPRIQPTGSGPANAEGLAFYDRLLDAVCEAGIDPVGTLYHWDTPQALEDAGGWLSRDTAARFADYAALVGERFADRVKMWIPLNEPMVMSIFGYGIGEYAPGRALLLDALPTAHHQLLAHGLAVSALRAAGAASIGTANNHSPIWGEGEGEAAAFLDALINRLFADPILLGSYPEVLHGRLPDGFADDLPVIAAPLDFYGVNYYEPMAATTPTAPGPLPFELRPVEGYPMTTNDSPVVPDALRELLVTMHERYPGMPPVHITENGCSFDGIHDRERIDFLTGHLTALREAMDAGVDVRGYFFWSLIDNFEWSKGYAPRFGLVHIDYDTLARTPKDSFHWYRDLIKRSR from the coding sequence ATGACGGTTCCGAGCTTTCCCGAGGGCTTCGTCTGGGGCGTCTCGACCTCGGCGTTCCAGATCGAGGGCGCGACCGCCGAAGGCGGCCGGGGACCGTCCGTCTGGGACACCTTCACCGCCACCCCCGGCAAGGTCGCGCGCGGGGAGGACGCGCGGGTGACCGCCGACCACTACCACCGCTACGCCGAGGACGTCGCGCTGATGTCGCAGCTCGGGGTCGACGCCTACCGGATGTCCTTCGCCTGGCCTCGCATCCAGCCGACCGGTTCCGGCCCCGCCAACGCCGAGGGCCTGGCGTTCTACGACCGCCTGCTCGACGCCGTCTGCGAAGCGGGCATCGACCCTGTCGGCACCCTCTACCACTGGGACACCCCGCAGGCGCTGGAAGACGCGGGCGGCTGGCTCAGCCGCGACACCGCCGCCCGGTTCGCCGACTACGCCGCGCTCGTCGGCGAGCGCTTCGCGGACCGGGTGAAGATGTGGATCCCGCTCAACGAGCCCATGGTCATGTCGATCTTCGGCTACGGCATCGGCGAGTACGCGCCGGGCCGGGCGCTGCTGCTCGACGCGCTGCCGACCGCGCACCACCAGCTCCTGGCGCACGGCCTGGCGGTGTCCGCCCTCCGCGCCGCGGGCGCCGCAAGCATCGGCACCGCGAACAACCACAGCCCGATCTGGGGCGAGGGCGAAGGCGAGGCGGCCGCGTTCCTCGACGCGCTGATCAATCGCCTGTTCGCCGACCCGATCCTGCTCGGCAGCTACCCGGAGGTGCTGCACGGCCGGCTGCCGGACGGCTTCGCCGACGACCTGCCGGTCATCGCCGCTCCGCTGGACTTCTACGGCGTCAACTACTACGAGCCGATGGCCGCGACCACACCGACCGCACCGGGCCCGCTGCCCTTCGAACTGCGACCGGTCGAGGGCTACCCGATGACCACGAACGACTCGCCCGTGGTCCCGGACGCGCTCCGCGAGCTGCTCGTGACCATGCACGAGCGCTACCCGGGGATGCCTCCGGTGCACATCACCGAGAACGGGTGCAGCTTCGACGGCATCCACGACCGGGAACGCATCGACTTCCTCACCGGGCACCTCACCGCACTGCGGGAAGCCATGGACGCCGGCGTCGACGTGCGCGGCTACTTCTTCTGGTCGCTCATCGACAACTTCGAGTGGTCGAAGGGATACGCGCCCCGGTTCGGGCTCGTCCACATCGACTACGACACCCTCGCCCGGACCCCGAAGGACTCCTTCCACTGGTACCGCGACCTGATCAAGCGGTCGCGATGA
- a CDS encoding nitroreductase family deazaflavin-dependent oxidoreductase, which translates to MGNAFNERVIEEFRANDGRVGGEFEAKNLLLLTTTGVRSGVSRTTPVLYLPDGDRLVVFASNGGAAKSPAWYHNLVANPLVTVELGGDRYEARAESVEPGEHDELWRRQVEIEPGFAEFRRRADRVIPLVALVRAA; encoded by the coding sequence ATGGGTAATGCGTTCAACGAGCGGGTCATCGAGGAGTTCAGAGCCAACGATGGCCGGGTGGGTGGTGAGTTCGAGGCCAAGAACCTCCTGCTGCTCACGACGACCGGCGTTCGCAGTGGTGTGTCGCGCACGACTCCCGTGCTCTACCTCCCGGACGGGGACCGGCTGGTCGTTTTCGCTTCGAATGGCGGTGCGGCGAAAAGTCCCGCCTGGTATCACAACCTCGTCGCGAATCCACTAGTGACAGTCGAGCTCGGCGGTGACCGCTACGAAGCGCGGGCTGAGTCGGTGGAGCCCGGCGAGCACGATGAGCTGTGGCGGCGGCAGGTGGAGATCGAGCCGGGTTTCGCGGAGTTCCGCCGCCGGGCGGATCGTGTCATCCCGTTGGTCGCCCTGGTGCGGGCAGCGTGA
- a CDS encoding TetR/AcrR family transcriptional regulator translates to MAAISYHHGDLRRTILDAAAAAIAESGPASWSLRELARRAGVSHAAPAHHFGDKTGLLTDLAAEGFGLLADALADAGDDFVDVGLAYVRFAVDHRAHFEVMFQPDLYRTDDPRVTAARDRAGHVLEEGVRQVQGEHERTTELAAWSLVHGFASLWISGALSESANGDPEASARPVLRRLFEQ, encoded by the coding sequence GTGGCGGCCATCAGCTATCACCACGGCGACCTGCGTCGAACGATCCTCGACGCCGCTGCGGCGGCGATCGCCGAGTCCGGACCCGCCAGCTGGAGCCTGCGCGAGCTGGCTCGCAGGGCGGGCGTCTCGCACGCCGCGCCGGCGCACCACTTCGGCGACAAGACCGGCCTGCTCACCGACCTCGCGGCCGAAGGTTTCGGGCTGCTCGCCGACGCCCTGGCCGACGCCGGCGACGACTTCGTCGACGTGGGCCTCGCGTACGTGCGCTTCGCCGTCGACCACCGGGCGCACTTCGAGGTCATGTTCCAGCCGGATCTCTACCGCACCGACGACCCCAGGGTCACCGCCGCGCGGGACCGGGCGGGCCACGTCCTGGAGGAGGGCGTCCGGCAGGTGCAGGGGGAGCACGAGCGCACGACGGAACTCGCCGCGTGGTCGCTCGTCCACGGCTTCGCCTCGTTGTGGATCAGCGGAGCGTTGTCGGAGAGCGCCAACGGCGACCCGGAAGCGTCGGCGCGTCCCGTTCTGCGCAGGCTGTTCGAGCAGTGA
- a CDS encoding DinB family protein, which translates to MSNFPDTGAHLSQTWAGGVRHEPPLVADEVTTLTSFLDWHRRTLELKCAELSARQLADKAVAPSALSLHGLVRHLAGVERWWFRIQFRGEDLPMLYYSDDDPDQDFESLDGDFAEALATWRAECEASREIVAEAASLDETGTRRSTGEPISLRWVLVNLIAEYARHNGHADLLRERLDGATGH; encoded by the coding sequence ATGAGCAACTTCCCGGACACGGGCGCCCACTTGTCGCAGACGTGGGCCGGTGGCGTCCGTCACGAGCCTCCGCTCGTCGCCGACGAGGTCACGACGCTGACGTCCTTCCTCGACTGGCATCGCCGGACTCTGGAGCTCAAGTGCGCGGAGCTGTCCGCGCGGCAGCTCGCAGACAAGGCCGTGGCGCCGTCCGCGCTGAGCCTGCACGGACTCGTCCGGCACCTGGCCGGGGTCGAGCGGTGGTGGTTCCGCATCCAGTTCCGGGGAGAGGACCTGCCGATGCTGTACTACTCCGACGACGACCCGGACCAGGACTTCGAGTCGCTGGACGGGGATTTCGCCGAGGCGCTGGCGACCTGGCGGGCCGAGTGCGAAGCCTCCCGCGAGATCGTGGCCGAGGCCGCCTCACTGGACGAGACGGGCACCCGCAGGTCCACCGGGGAACCGATCTCGCTGCGGTGGGTGCTGGTGAACCTGATCGCCGAGTACGCCAGGCACAACGGCCACGCGGACCTGCTTCGCGAACGGCTCGATGGAGCGACCGGGCACTAA
- a CDS encoding aldo/keto reductase: MRTTSLGTTGPAVPVQGLGCMRLLRPAAPSAPDDEADAFALVNRALDLGVTFLDTADLYGDGYNEELVGRAIRHRRDEVVLGTKFGAVRNPDDSFSTRGDAAYARAACEASLRRLGTDVIDLYYLHRRDPAVPIEESVGAMADLVAEGKVRHLGLSEVTAEELRAAHAVHPIAALQNEWSLCRREIEAVVPTCVELGVGVVPYCPHGRGLLLPGAKHQAQRLGEIAAELAALPAALREIADEHGVRPGQVALAWVQQRAVEWGLPVVPIPGTTRQRHLEENIAAVGIVLSAEQLARLDIRVGEAA; this comes from the coding sequence ATGCGCACGACCTCTTTGGGCACGACCGGCCCCGCTGTTCCCGTGCAGGGCCTCGGCTGCATGCGACTGCTGCGGCCGGCCGCGCCATCCGCGCCGGACGACGAGGCGGATGCGTTCGCGCTGGTGAACAGGGCTCTGGACCTGGGCGTCACGTTCCTGGACACAGCCGACCTGTACGGCGACGGCTACAACGAGGAACTCGTCGGCCGCGCCATCCGGCACCGCCGCGACGAGGTGGTCCTCGGCACGAAGTTCGGAGCCGTCCGCAACCCCGACGACTCATTCAGCACGCGCGGGGACGCCGCGTACGCGCGAGCGGCCTGCGAGGCCAGCCTGCGGCGGCTCGGCACCGACGTCATCGACCTCTACTACCTGCACCGGCGCGACCCCGCGGTGCCGATCGAGGAGTCCGTCGGTGCGATGGCGGACCTGGTGGCCGAGGGCAAGGTCCGCCACCTCGGGCTTTCCGAGGTGACCGCCGAGGAGCTGCGCGCCGCGCACGCGGTGCACCCGATCGCCGCCCTGCAGAACGAGTGGTCGCTGTGCCGGCGGGAGATCGAGGCCGTTGTCCCGACCTGCGTCGAACTCGGCGTGGGCGTGGTGCCGTACTGCCCGCACGGGCGCGGACTCCTGCTGCCGGGCGCGAAGCACCAGGCGCAGCGGCTCGGCGAGATCGCCGCGGAACTCGCGGCGCTACCGGCCGCGCTGCGGGAAATCGCCGACGAGCACGGCGTCCGGCCGGGGCAGGTCGCGCTGGCCTGGGTGCAGCAGCGCGCCGTCGAGTGGGGCCTGCCGGTCGTTCCCATCCCCGGCACCACCCGGCAACGGCATCTGGAGGAGAACATCGCGGCCGTCGGCATCGTGCTGAGCGCGGAACAGCTCGCGAGGCTCGACATCCGTGTTGGGGAGGCCGCCTGA
- a CDS encoding TetR/AcrR family transcriptional regulator: MTQTAGGRPRGLLAKREAILEAARSTFAAHGYQRASIDAIAALAAVSTRTIYNHFGGKAELFSVIVRDSAARVAEALAGLVDHHLGAVGDVEAAFTGLARAWVSAKAENASHFAMVRQMREEEVHLPPGLVGAWQEVGPVRVHRALARGIGELGRRGLLHIDDPDRAAEHFLLLTTGTAATRGLLTGTSTGGDDEVDAAVRAGVRTFLYGHSASGSR, translated from the coding sequence ATGACGCAGACGGCGGGAGGCCGGCCGCGCGGGCTGCTGGCCAAGCGCGAAGCCATTCTCGAGGCGGCGCGGAGCACGTTCGCCGCGCACGGCTACCAGCGGGCAAGCATCGACGCGATCGCCGCGCTGGCGGCGGTGTCCACGCGCACCATCTACAACCACTTCGGTGGCAAGGCGGAGCTGTTCTCCGTCATCGTGCGCGACAGCGCGGCGCGGGTCGCCGAAGCGCTCGCCGGGCTCGTCGACCACCACCTCGGCGCCGTCGGCGACGTCGAGGCCGCGTTCACCGGCCTCGCACGTGCGTGGGTTTCGGCGAAGGCCGAGAACGCCTCGCACTTCGCGATGGTGCGTCAGATGCGGGAGGAGGAGGTGCACCTGCCGCCTGGGCTCGTCGGCGCCTGGCAGGAGGTCGGCCCCGTGCGGGTGCACCGCGCGCTGGCGCGCGGGATCGGCGAGCTCGGCCGACGCGGACTGCTGCACATCGACGACCCCGACCGGGCGGCGGAGCACTTCCTGCTGCTGACCACGGGAACGGCCGCCACGCGTGGTCTGCTCACCGGCACGTCGACCGGCGGGGACGACGAAGTCGATGCCGCGGTCCGGGCCGGCGTGCGGACGTTCCTCTATGGACACTCGGCGTCAGGGAGCCGCTGA
- a CDS encoding dihydrodipicolinate synthase family protein, translating to MFTGLSAFPLTPTDESGVDEKAFAGLVARLAEAGVDSIGALGSTGGYAYLTREERARAARTAVDAAGGVPVVVGIGALRTSQVRALAEDAQQAGASALLLAPVSYQPLTDDEVFGLYEDISREVSVPLCVYDNPGTTHFTFSDELHGRIAALPNIGAVKIPGIPADQAPDRIAALRSTLPGHAAIGVSGDAFAAGGLSAGADLWFSVIGGLLPQQCLAITRAAADGDADRATALSERMEPLWALFRRYGSQRVTSAAAEHLGLVSHPNLPKPLRGLDAAARREVADALEAL from the coding sequence ATGTTCACCGGCCTGAGCGCCTTTCCCCTCACGCCCACCGATGAGAGCGGTGTCGACGAGAAGGCGTTCGCCGGGCTCGTCGCCCGGCTCGCCGAGGCGGGTGTCGACTCGATCGGTGCGCTCGGCTCGACCGGTGGCTACGCCTACCTCACCCGCGAGGAACGCGCTCGCGCCGCAAGGACCGCTGTCGACGCCGCGGGCGGCGTGCCCGTCGTGGTCGGCATCGGCGCCCTGCGCACGTCGCAGGTCCGCGCCCTCGCCGAGGACGCCCAGCAGGCGGGCGCATCCGCGCTGTTGCTCGCCCCGGTCTCCTACCAGCCGCTCACCGACGACGAGGTTTTCGGGCTGTACGAGGACATCTCGCGCGAGGTGTCCGTTCCGCTGTGCGTGTACGACAACCCGGGCACGACGCACTTCACGTTCAGCGACGAGCTGCACGGCCGCATCGCAGCGCTGCCGAACATCGGCGCGGTGAAGATCCCCGGAATCCCCGCAGACCAGGCGCCCGACCGGATCGCAGCGCTGCGCAGCACGCTGCCCGGACACGCCGCGATCGGCGTGAGCGGCGACGCGTTCGCCGCCGGGGGCCTCAGCGCGGGCGCGGACCTTTGGTTCAGCGTCATCGGCGGTCTGCTGCCGCAGCAGTGCCTGGCCATCACCCGCGCCGCGGCCGACGGCGACGCCGACCGGGCCACCGCCCTGTCCGAGCGCATGGAACCGCTCTGGGCGCTGTTCCGCCGCTACGGCAGCCAGCGCGTGACCTCCGCCGCCGCGGAACACCTCGGTCTGGTCTCCCACCCGAACCTTCCCAAGCCGCTGCGCGGTCTCGACGCGGCAGCCCGGCGGGAGGTGGCCGACGCGCTCGAGGCGCTGTGA
- a CDS encoding DUF3618 domain-containing protein has translation MARDPDAIQRDIEQARDALAATLDELGTKANPKRFVESGKASMQEKLNDPRVRYALIGVGALVTIVVVRRLFR, from the coding sequence GTGGCACGTGATCCCGACGCCATCCAGCGCGACATCGAGCAGGCGCGCGACGCGCTGGCCGCAACCCTGGACGAGCTGGGCACGAAGGCGAACCCGAAGCGCTTCGTCGAGTCCGGCAAGGCCAGCATGCAGGAGAAGCTGAACGACCCGAGGGTGCGCTACGCCCTGATCGGCGTCGGCGCCCTGGTCACCATCGTCGTGGTGCGCAGGCTTTTCCGCTGA
- a CDS encoding TetR/AcrR family transcriptional regulator, with protein MSAVNAPMSSARDEQPGVPRMGSARQVAAGRGRPRDASRDAALRQAAMEVLAQVGYRALTMDAVAAHARAGKATIYRRWESKLDLVIDTCNQLVQRNIPEPDQGSVEADLGEFLTAFATFLTGPVGKAAQALVGELPHEPELAHAFRESFLLPQRDVLRRIIERGVRRGEIRADAPVDTVVELAGAGLMYRLMLIEEPLDARFVDRILHEALLPLLR; from the coding sequence ATGTCAGCCGTGAACGCGCCCATGAGCAGTGCACGCGACGAGCAGCCGGGTGTCCCCCGGATGGGGTCGGCCCGGCAGGTCGCCGCCGGACGGGGCAGGCCGCGCGACGCCAGCCGCGACGCGGCGCTGCGGCAGGCCGCCATGGAGGTGCTGGCCCAGGTCGGCTACCGGGCGCTGACGATGGACGCGGTGGCCGCGCACGCCCGCGCGGGCAAGGCCACCATCTACCGGCGCTGGGAGTCCAAGCTCGACCTGGTCATCGACACCTGCAACCAGCTCGTGCAGCGCAACATCCCCGAACCCGACCAGGGTTCGGTCGAAGCCGACCTCGGCGAGTTCCTCACCGCGTTCGCGACGTTCCTCACCGGCCCGGTGGGCAAGGCCGCGCAGGCGCTGGTCGGCGAGCTGCCGCACGAGCCGGAGCTGGCCCACGCGTTCCGCGAGTCGTTCCTGCTGCCGCAGCGCGACGTGCTGCGGCGCATCATCGAGCGGGGCGTGCGCCGCGGCGAGATCCGCGCGGACGCGCCGGTGGACACCGTCGTGGAGCTGGCGGGCGCGGGGCTGATGTACCGCCTGATGCTCATCGAGGAGCCGCTGGACGCCCGCTTCGTCGACCGGATACTGCACGAGGCCCTGCTCCCGCTGCTGCGCTGA
- a CDS encoding nucleotidyltransferase family protein: MAEGVAGVVLAAGAGRRFGMPKALVEHRGELFVERAARVLAEGGCAPVVVVLGAAADTVQERADLTGVTVVVNPDWSTGMGSSLRVALDALARTTSADSVSAALITPVDMPGIGPSAVRRVAAHASHARLAAATHQGRRSHPVLLGRDHWSGASESAAGDSGARQYLRDHEVTLVTCDDVSEGYDIDRPEDLEEP; the protein is encoded by the coding sequence ATGGCTGAGGGGGTCGCGGGCGTGGTGCTCGCCGCCGGGGCGGGCCGCCGCTTCGGCATGCCCAAGGCGCTGGTCGAACACCGCGGCGAGCTGTTCGTGGAACGCGCGGCACGCGTGCTCGCCGAAGGCGGGTGCGCGCCGGTCGTGGTGGTCCTCGGCGCGGCCGCCGACACCGTCCAGGAGCGGGCGGACCTGACCGGCGTCACGGTCGTGGTCAACCCGGACTGGTCCACCGGCATGGGGTCGTCCCTGCGCGTCGCGCTCGACGCGCTGGCCAGGACGACCTCGGCCGACTCCGTCTCCGCAGCGCTGATAACGCCGGTCGACATGCCGGGAATCGGCCCGTCAGCGGTGCGGCGCGTCGCCGCCCACGCGAGTCACGCCCGTCTCGCCGCGGCGACGCACCAAGGGCGCCGGAGCCACCCCGTGCTCCTCGGCCGCGACCACTGGTCCGGTGCGAGCGAGTCCGCGGCCGGTGACTCCGGCGCCCGCCAGTACCTGCGCGACCACGAGGTGACCCTCGTGACCTGCGACGACGTTTCGGAGGGCTACGACATCGACCGCCCGGAGGACCTGGAGGAGCCATAG